The Manihot esculenta cultivar AM560-2 chromosome 17, M.esculenta_v8, whole genome shotgun sequence genome contains the following window.
GCAGAATGTGGAAGACTACACCACCTGCCAAGCTACCATAATTACTGCCAAATTTctatattatttcttttttttttttctcagagATACATATTGTTTTATCATTAAAAGACAAAGAAGTACTATAAAGCTAAGAGTAATTATTACTTTTGTTTCTTCTCAAATAGGTGTATTAAGAAGGAGAAGCCTGAGGCCCATGGAAGGACATCCAAGGTTTCAAGGACCTCCTAGCCTACTAAAGCTATCCAAATCAAAACAGAGAAGCCCAAGCCCCACATACATCACAAACCCTTGTTCGACTAGGGAAAGAGGCATCGCAGCCTTGTCACAAACAATGAAGAAATCGGCTCGACCATGAAAGGTTGCTGATATCGCATCGACACGATCataggaagaggaggaggaggaatcaCTTTTTGCAGACCGCAATCCTACGAGCCATGTACTAGTTGTTTTATGAGGCAAGACGTCGACGCTGTGCCTGCACTCCTGCACCTGTGCTGTTTGATGAAATTCTCGAATGAACTCGTGAACCATTCTGAATTCTCCTCGGTATAGGCATAGCTATCTTTTAATTGTCGATAACTGAACTTGATCCTCTTTGATAAGCTTAAACACTATGCAACGCATATCATCAAGACTCTCAAGAACCTTATCGCTCTCAATTCTCTCCTCTACTTCAGTACAACAGCGAACTTTAGCTACCCGGTCCGTCAGCTCAACTCTCCAAACCCTCCAGCAACAAGAACTCACCATTCCAGGTCGTTTGCTCAAATGGGTTTCGCTTGGTTTTGTTAGAACCTCAAGCTTTGCAACTGGGTTTACTCCGTTGCAGCGAAAGCCGCTCGATTCGATAATGGATATTGAACGGGCTAAGGACAAGTCCCCTGAGGATCTCGCTTCCATTTGGGATGATGTAATGTATCCAATTCTGCAATCTTttcttgatttattttatttttgcagAGAATAGAAAATGTTAAGTGTGGTGAAGTACAGGTTGATTTCAAGTGCGTTCTGTTTGTTCTCTGATTGAAATCTAATCTTTGGCCGAGTTTAATTAGTGTTTCTCTCTCAAATAGATGTTTTGCATTCCTTATGTTCTATTAATGCTAGTATACTACAATTCTGGTTACGGAGATAGTTGTTTGTCCATTGcattaattttgttatttatttatatatttttttttgtggaAGCACTTGTACTTTTGATCATCTTTCTAACTTGGTTGAAATAAGATTTTGTTAATAAACCAAATTTTGCTTAATAATGTAACGAGGATGTATAATTGTAATGTTTCAAGGATGTAGTACAATTATAGTTTTTCCTGAGAATTAAAATTGGTCAAAATTGGATATGCACACTGAAGATTTCATAGACTAGCCTTATCTTCTCTTTTATCTTTTCTTCAGTTCCTTAGGTTACAACTAAGTTTgccttttacatgttttatatCAGTATCTCTTCATGTGGTGTTACCATTTCTTAGCTATCATATTTGCTTATTTGGAAGGATCTTGATTTGAGCAAGTATTTATATTGTTATATCACATACAATTTTTTTTGCCTTCTAAAGGGAAAAGGAAAAGATGTTATCAGAGATTATCAGAGATTCACTTCATTGTCTCCCAGCAATTATTAATGATAAAGTTTGTGATATAATATATGGCTGACTTTTGTTTAATTGAGTGTTTACATTTGGACTTTTCTTATGTCAGTATCACTTGGGAAGAGGTCATATTGGTGCATCTATGACAGCCAAACTTTATCATTTGTTGGTGCAAAGAGCAGCGGATTGGTAATTGTATTGCATGATGTTTTTATTTCAGACATGTCCTCTTACTCTATCTTTATTGTTCATATTTCTGTCTTTGCAGTCTGTACTTTGTTATTCCTCTGTGGAGGGGAAGTGGTTATACGACAATGTTTGCTCAAGGTTAGGCTTCTTACTTCTGATTAGTAGTGGTTAACATACATGCTGTGATATCAAATAATTAGAAGTTGCCCTTtttgatattgatttttttGTGTTAAGCAAAATTTTCTTCATGATTATCTTATTGGTGGATTAATATATCTTAAGCCATCCATTGTCATTACCATTGCACAATGTTGTATCCTATGCCTGGGGATCTGTTAGGATTTGATGTGCTATTGCACAAGTTATGCAAATCTGTTCCTAGATTTAATGAATGAAATGCCGTGGAATTGCTGATGCACTTCTTGATGTCAGTTTATCAATTGGATCACGTGGAATTGCTAGAAAGTGTTGATTATCTTGTTTGTTGTAGactataatattttgtttttttttgtatttcacgatagagattacaacctatttatacatgagacagacggtatctaaataggaaggaaaatcaagtctataattatacaatccctaaaattaagcaactgacccatctatcaatatttactttctatattaacatatttacttcctataacctataacattcccttcaagttggagcataaatgttaatcatgcccaacttgttacatataatCAACTCGTCCCATACAACTTAGTAGACACCGactttgtgaacccaacttcttccaatagTTGACGTACCCTCAAAACTTTACAAACGGCTTTTGCCATGACTCGACATTCAGGTTCAgtactagaacgggagaccacattttcttAGCTTGGTAAAACGCCTTACACACATTATAAATACGGAAAATATTCCCTTTGCCAAAATATAGAAATTCCAAATACTCCGTgaattctttaacaaattcagaatgattaataagactaatcacCTCACTATGAATAGAATTTCGAATCTGCAGAAATAAACAAGCATCATCCCTCATTCAATCTCTACGAGTTTCATTAGTAGAAGGATTCTTGATAAGATATCATTCATTTAAATACTTCGTAAATAAATACGGATAGTCTTACTCCAATCCAAAAAATTAGATCTATTTAATTTGTGTttcgtgattttagtcatcacaaGAATCACAttggttttaacttcagccataaagacaaccaacccaaaacaatcaaaataaacaaaggaTCAGAAGCACAGTACGCGTGAACAATGTTCGATGAACAAtaacagtactcgtgaacagtactcGATGAACAATTtccgtgaacagtacccgatgaacaattcccgtgaacagtacccgatgaaCAATTCCCGATGAACAGAGCCctgagtctccaaatgttaccctttataggtaatccaaatgaacagagtcctGAATTTCCAAATGTTATCCTTTATGGATAACCAAAATGAACAGATTGAGTCTCAAAATGTTACCTTTTATGAGTAATACAAATAAAGAGAGGCCTAAATTTCTAAATGTTACCCTTTTATGTTTAATCCAAATAAACAGAGTCTTAAGTCTCCCAAAGTTACTCTTTATGGGTAACCATAGAGCCctgagtctccaaatgttatctTTTataggtaacccaaatgaacaaagcccaaaaaactttaaatttctGTTGGTGAGGCTCTGATATcatgtagaaatataattttttttttttttttgtattttacgATAGAGATtataacctatttatacatgagacaGACGGTATATAAAcagaaaggaaaatcaagtctataattatacaattcctaaaattaagcaactgacacatctatcaatatttacttcctatattaatatatttacttcctataacctataacattTGTATAGTTGTATGTGATAATGCGAGTCAAGTGCTTAGTGAACTCTTCATCATTTTGAGCAACCAACCCTTCTCAATACATCAAGCCTTTACTTGTTGACCTAAGATCTCCAATGATTTCCTAAGCTTGCTGCATTAAGATAAAACTAGGTTTTGGCCTTGTTGTGTTGGCGTATTTACTGTGTATTTTTCTGAACCTTTCTTGCAGTACAGATGCCATACATGCTTTTCACTGGACTTGAAGATTACAAAGAAAGAGGAACTCAGGCGGCACCGTACTTCACCGTCTCTTTTTATACTGAATTTGCAGAAACAAAGGATTTGGTCCTTATACGTGGAGATGTTGTTTTCACCAGCAAGCTCACAGATGAAGAGGCAAAATGGCTTTTAGAGACTGCTCAATCCTTTTATTTGAATGATGGGAGGTA
Protein-coding sequences here:
- the LOC110605533 gene encoding ATP synthase mitochondrial F1 complex assembly factor 1 produces the protein MQRISSRLSRTLSLSILSSTSVQQRTLATRSVSSTLQTLQQQELTIPGRLLKWVSLGFVRTSSFATGFTPLQRKPLDSIMDIERAKDKSPEDLASIWDDYHLGRGHIGASMTAKLYHLLVQRAADCLYFVIPLWRGSGYTTMFAQVQMPYMLFTGLEDYKERGTQAAPYFTVSFYTEFAETKDLVLIRGDVVFTSKLTDEEAKWLLETAQSFYLNDGRYKLVERFNKETRDFEFKDVLRALDMPIL